CGAAATGCCCCCTagagaggaggagatggagagGCAGGCTACAGCCAAGACATAGTTGCATCCAGTGTAGCCAGCAGCCACCAGGAAGATGGCTGGTCCCACCATTCCTGGACACATTCAAAACAGACACACTGATTTATCATCATTAACAGACTTCACATCACTAGTTCAATCATCccattaatacattttcaaatgtactgTTCAGCATTAAACTAAGTATAAAGTGTTTATGAATGTCTTACCTACTATAGTGAATGCCTTACGCACAATTACAGTGTGGATAAGATATCTCTCTCTCAGGAGGTCTGCCAGCTGTCCACCCAGCAAAGCCAGCAACCAACAACCAAGGTAGGGCAGAGCTGAGAGCATTCCATTCTGAGGATGACAGTGAGTTCACACCTACTAAATGGCAAACAGGTCTTTTGATAAGAGGCAATGACCAGTTTCAGataaacagtttttatattaaatacagtaCTGCTGAAATGTTTGGGGTAAGTACCAAGTCTATTCATCAgatattccacaaaaatataaatcaattgtttttaacattgataattattgtttttttttttagctacaaATGATCATTTTActaaatggctgctgaaaattcaactttgccatcacaggaatattttatttttttattcatttttaccaAACCTCAACatgctaaatttattttattttggaatatcaagacaaaaaataaaaaataagtaaaaatcaCTAATTACAGCTTACAAAgcattcaaaacatttttcatgTCAGCCCTGGTTTGCACTCACCTGCTGGATGCTGAATCCGAGTATATCATTCATGTAGGTGGGTAAGAGAGTCAGCAGAGTGTAAAATGTCCAGTTGTAAGAGAAGTGTGCCACAACTATGGCCCATAATGGCATAGATTTAAGGATTGATGTCCATGGGATGTAATCTATGGTTGGGGACAGCTGGAGCAGAAAAAGGCACATTTTAATACAAACCAACAATTAAGAAGTCAACCATAATctgttttgagaataaagaaaTCATCTTAAAGACAGACACTCTATGAGTTTACTGTAACATTGCCTACTTCATTTTTTAAAGATGCCATTATGTAAGTCTTCTCGGCCTCCGATATCCTTTTGTGTGCGCTGGGACTGTTACTGACAAAGCAAGTCCAAAGGAAAAACCAAAGGAGTCCAACAGCTCCTATGATTCGTGGAGAAATCAGGTAAAGTGTGCATTTAGACTGTATTAAGACACAAGCCTGTGAAAGAATCTTTAGTTAGATTTTATGCCGGTGTGCACACAGTTcacctttaaatgcatattataataaaacttaCCAAATATATAAAAGACGTACGTCCAGTCTAGGTAAAAACAAATCTGGCCAGACAAAGGAAGAGCCACTACAGTTCCCAGCTGAGCAcctgtaaaagaaaagaaataacaaataatagtacaaatacacaaaaactgtgAGTAGACTGTTACAAATCACAGCAGGGCACCTGTGTAAGAGATCGTGAGCAGTCGACTTCTCTCCAGAGGGGGTGCCCATGATGCCCACATCGCATGCATAGCAGGAAATGACACTCCCTGAATGCACAAAAAATGactttaagacttttattttccaaaatgaATAACACTTATATCATCTATGACAACAATGAAACTGAGACTATCAAACTACAAGAACAGAAGTACAAAATCCATATTGTAGGAAATTAGTTTTGAGATTACCTCCCCAATGCCTTCCAAGACCCTGACAGCGATGAGGTAACCAGCTCCCAGATCAGCGGCTACTGGAGTCAGCAGGGTGAAGATCACAGTGCAGAGGATGCCAATACCAAAGAGCCACTTGGCACCATATTTGCGTGCAAAGTAGCCACCTGGTATCTGAGTAATTATATACCCATAGAAAAAAGAGCCCAGGATCCATCCCTGGGTCTCTGAATCCCAGTCATACACACTGGCCTGTGGAGACATTGAACTATATATGATTAACACTTCAAAGATCTCGACAATGTGCACAATGACTATACTATTTTTAATTCATCGCACACCTTACTTTTTTCCAGAACACCTTTCTGGAAAAGTTTGCATACACAGTATGTGAGACAATAAAGTAGATGCTCTTACAGTGTGATTGTGTTTGGGTACAGGGATCTTGTGGTGAGGGCAGACAGAGGAACTGCTGTTGCCACTGGAACCGTTTTTTAGCATGTCCACCATTGCCACACTAAGGTTCACCCTGAGGGCATACGCCACAAAGAAGCCATAACAGGACAAGAAGGCCAACCCGTATCGTGAGGAGCAGCAAGCAGGAGCTGGGAGAACAAACAGATGAAACCACTGTCATACAGTCATAGAAGGACTCTTCCAAAAATGTACTCACACTAATGTTGTTcccaacctgtatgactttttgtaCCCGAGTGGTTACAAATTATCGACTGAATGTGGTGACATAAAAAGACCTTTCAAAGCATGCTGCACCCAAAACATGCGCGAACAGTGTACTCTGAATTatgagaaaaagtttttttttttttttcagattattaaataaattttgatTCAAATCATTTTGTCCAAGTTATGAGTTAGAGTGGTCCAAGTTATGATTTTGTTCGACAGATCCTTAAAACTTGTCATTACTGACACGTTCACAAAACATGAttctatttgaaataataataatacctataATAAATTGTccattttaacaaaacattagAACATTTGATATTAACATATTATGATTTTACAGTTGTAACAAGAGTAACTACGTTGTAGTATTAGGCGGAATCAGTTTTAAGGTTAAGTCACATTTTTAGGGCAGTTACCTGCATGACTAACACACTTCCCCCTTCACGTGACTGCCTGTTTTGAAAGCACATCAGAAAATGCTCTTGAATTATTTATGTAGACTGCATCAAATGCTGCGACAATTATATCACACTGAGCGAAAGAGATGCAGTCTGCACTGTTAGGATGATTGAATGACTGAGACATCTCATGAATACAAAAAACAAGTAAGGGATTCTTAAACGAGCTATtctaataaattacaaatttacatttacattgacaaattacatttacatatttattattactttacaaATACTACTAACTATTATGGCACGTATGGTACCTTTGCACTTTTTATTACGTGGCATGTTGtaaatctgaataaaaacattataggcATTCATAGTTTCTGCTACCTTTCTGGAGGTCTCCGGTGTTTTTACGGCGTAGTAAAGGCTGGACATGATCTTCAGTTTCTGAGTCTGACGCTGAATGCTCCATCATCTTGAGCGGCTGCTCTCCTGCCGCCTGACCAGATGCACACACAATAACAACACGCTCCGAAGGCGGAACCCGTGCTTCACCGTCATTGCTTCAGCGTCAGCAGAAACACATACCATAATAAGAGTCCTGTGGTCTCCTGATTATATAACAAGTGATAATAAAAGTCGAATGTTTTAAAGGTCAAAACATGTCAAACAAAGTGCAAGAACATAGTGTAATCCtctgaaatatttattaatgtggCCGTTTTATATTAAACTAGGAATGTATTTGGTTTaaacaatgacagattttttaaaagatcTATTACCAAACAGAGTTTGCTTTTTCTACTTTGTGTGCTTTCTATATTATTGCAACATGTATCCAGAAAGAGGAGCTAAAATAGTACAACAGTCCTTGCTTTAAGGAAATTCAAATGTAGTATCAGCAGGATTCAGTTcacttttaaaatctttttttttctttctttgaggtcaatcaaaaaataaaacatgcggtatataaatgtattacaaaatTTGACGttctactttttttgtttgtgtcgtcagcaaagctgctttgaaatattGCCCATTATGAAACATAGACTACTCGTTATATCtccctccctcacacacacacacacagtaataatCCTCTTAAACTTATTCCATAATCCTCATTTATGGAATACAGCGAGAAAACAGTCAAAATGTGCCTTCTAATGATTTTGTGATATGTGGAATCAGTAATGAAGAAAGGACATGCCCACATGGTGGTAAAGAGGAATGTATTTATCTATTCCAAGAAAAGAACAGGTAGGTTACCCAACCTCCCAAAAGGATCATACTTGTGGAAGcttgtaataaaatatgacacaaaTGATAAATGATCAACATCAATTTATTGTGCAAAAGAGTACATTTTAAAAGGCAAATACGCAGAACTTACTTAAGAATGAGGATGAGCTTTTCTccaaattaataaacaatatttttgaatCAATACCTTTCAAATCTGTGAAAAATTCCTGCACAGAttgcatataaatatgtatacatttaacaGACTTAAAATATCCcgttaaaatacatttcacaactTGAAACGTAGTTTGTGTTTCAGATGTGGCTAGTGTTTCTATATCTTCGTTACATGGGATTAGAGCATTTCAGCACCCTGgtctcttaaaaacaaaaaacaatgcccCGAGTTTACATCAAAACATGCAAACATAAAGTACATTAGTAGAACATGAAATACTTGGAAAGTTATTGCAATTAAGAGGTTATGAGTATAGTTATGAATGTTTAAGAACTATTCCCCTTTATGCGACTCATCCGTCTCAGCGTTCCCTGATAGCACTTTACAGtgacacaaaaaacatttttatttgttgataTTTTCTACCAATGACTCTAAACCTGCTTAAAATATACATGTCCTTTTTCCTTATTCTTTCTTACTTTACACTGATCTTTCCACTTGTCCTACTTGCCAAAAACCCTTTGTCTGCAAGTCAAATCCAAAATTAGCACAAGAGATCAAGAATACCACAAGCCCTAAATGTTTAGCTTGTCAGTAGCAGTACAGTATTTTAGAATCTCCATTACTACCAATGACTTTAACAAAACAATGATCATAATTCATATAAAAGCAATATGATAAAACATCACTGGCAACAATGCCTGGTTCTtatcatcacagaaatacatgcaATATCATAACAAAAagtcataaatgtatatatatatataaaatgcagtttaccagcaactgcaaataaaaaaaaaaaaggtttacatcAGAAAATAATTGTCCAAAATGTCCTTAGGGACTGAGATGTCCTTGTTACTGAATGAATGCTGAAGGAAGGAACTTTCTAAAAGTCTTCACCTCAATGCAGTCATAAGAAAAATGCCAGTCTCTCAGCATAGCGAAGAACAGAAGAGGTATTTTGGGAAGAGGAAGGCACAGTTTTGGAGTGTATTCAATGTGGAATGTGCAACGATTAGACATTAACACCAAAATGCTCCTGTTTCTCTGCTAAACTCAATGTTTGAATATTCATgaagaaataatttttaacatttgCAGTTTGGGTTCAGCTATTCTCTCATGATGGTCGCGTGCCTCTTCCCAAACTGTTTTAAAAACGTTGAAGATGGAGCATGAAAAATGCTGCATCTGTCAGACACGTTCTTGCTTCCCTATTTCCCTCTAAGCACTTCTTCCACTTCCCTCcatctttttttcaaaacaacGCAGACGTAAACAGTGTTCCTAGGGAAGGAGTTGAATAAATGTGGCTGAGAAGGAGATTCAAGAGGACCCGATGGAAACCATGTTGGCTCTGTCAGTTGGGTGAAGTGTTGTCATAGAGCTGGTCTGAAGGGACATTGAGGTTTTGGATCTGGCGGTACACAAAGTAGTAGAGTTGTGGCTGTGAGCGGCTGTGCAGTTCGGCCTTGATCCTCTGCGGGTGAGTGTCCGGGGCCAACTGCTGTGTGGTTTCATCCGTCAAGAGGAAAAGGGCGTAGTTTTCCGGGTCTGAAATTTTAAACTTGTCCGCACATATCTGACACACTTCCTCCGTCGTGGCGTAAGGATGCACTTGAAGGGTTTTGGCTGTGCAGCCACTGCCTGCATCTTGCAGCGCAACCCGCAAGTAGTTCTGAATATAGACAAGAAGAAATCTAGGTGTGAATCCCATTATATATATCACGtttgtttaaaaacatatatttatgttCCTAAAGTGCTATTGTTTTTTAGGAAGAAATGGGAGAATTGAACTTATATGACCACGTCTAATAGTGAATTAACCTGGAAATCATCCACAGATGGAGTGGTTCGCTGGGCTGTGCGTCTACGGTGCCACTGGTGCAGCGTGTTACGCGTCTCAGAGCTCAGCACACGAGCTGCCTGGTCCTCCTGGAAGTTCTTGATGAGAGACATTGCGCCATATGCACTGGTCAAGTAGTAGCCTCCTACAATCAGATAAAAAACtggaacattaaaaaagtttgaTACCCACTGAAATAGTGTAATAACTTCAGCAGTATTTGTGACAAATCTGCGGAAACCAGGGTCTAATGTACCTTCTCCATGAAGCAGTGTAGGGTCCAGTAACTCCATCATGTACTCTATTTCAGCGTCCAGTTGTGGCATGTCACACTGGGCCATCACATACGTAAGCATGGGCAGGAAGTCATCTGCACCATACATCCTCCCTGCCATTGTAACAACACAGATTGAAATCATGAATTGAAATCAAATTATGCAGAAGTGTTATGGTCACACTCACGCATTTCACACAAATGCATCACTCTCATGTACCTGAGTTGTTCTCCATTATGGTGTAGATAAGCTTGCACACACTGAGAAGCTGAGACACCTTCTTCTCTGGCGAGTACATCTTGCACATGTTGTGGAACTTGTGGCGAATCTTCTCTATGGCCACAGAGTCAGGAGGCAGAGCTCCATCCACACCCATCTCCTGGGGTTGCTTGGCTTTGGCCAAAACCAGATTGTCCTTCAGCTGCTGCCAAGTCCCACTGCTCACCTGAAAGTCCCGCAGCGCGGCTTCTATCACAGGCTTCAGAGGCTTCAGCACACACTTGTGCATGGCTTTCTCCATCACCTGATCTATGAAGGAAAAATGACATTATATAATCATTGTATAGCAATAACAGGTTAACACTAAATGCAGTTAATagagtttccttttttaaaaaactgaataaaaaagaaatgatcaTTTAATGGTTCAATTgcctaaggctgcatttatttgttcaaatataCACTCATTATATAGAAATCACACTCATTTATATAAACTTGATGATCATGTTATCCACCCTGATTAAACAAAATATCCAAATTACACCACATTTGTTTTGGTGGACTCTGAAAACAGAAATAGAAACTATAGAAGGCAGAGGAACAGAAAAACTAAAACCTGGAACGtccaaataaaaaaagtgaacagaATGTCTGTGGGCAAGTCTATTTGTGAATGAAAGGACTGTGACCATGACTATATTGACTGGGATCTATGACATGGTTTGTTCCATTTCCTGCTTTGAAGGGGAATACCTGCCCATAGTATTTTTACACCTACTTTTCCAAAACTcttcaacatttacaaaatgtctCCTGACAGCACACAAATCTCTATGCTCACACATGAGCCAATGCAACAGGTTTCGTCTTGTAACTTTGATTGTGCAAGCAGCGCTTGAAATGATACTTAAACTGTAAAATCAGCTATAAACTAGAAGTGCATGAGTAACTAAAATCATCTGATCTGAAGAgcagaatgtaatgttttatggGGCTTTGGAAACTGCTGACAACACTGCTTCTGTCAGCACACTGGACCACTGAGGAAAGCAACACCATCACAATAAGTGCTCTGACAACTCGCACACATGCTTTGGCAGcactttatacttttttaaatataacagcaAATCACACCgcgtatatatttttatatttttaatactaGATGATTTCGAATCAACTTGTAACATGACAGTTTACCCTTCATTTATCGTAATTGTCTTAATCATGTGCGTCAGGAGGATGACTCAACTACTTGTGACTGTAAGTGCTTGGCAAACCTGTTTTAAGAAATGAAGTAAACTAAACTTGTTTTTGAGATCCAAATCATCTCATGGTAAAGAGTAAAAACACACTTAGGCTGCTTGTTGGCAGTCTTCTCAATTGGGCCAAATGTTATCAACTAGTGTCCACAACAATAACAGCTTTAACCGGTCAAAGCTATAGCAACTCCACCTCCATTCACAAGAAATTATCCATCAGCATAACTAATAAATAGCCAGTCATAGTCATAGTGCCTTACATCAGGGTTTTCTAGAGGTCTGGCTTTAGCTCTGAGTTTGACATCCCTTTAACAGATCCTGTTGCAAAATGTGTTTACATGGTTGTCAGTCCCAAGAGAGAGCAGAGAGCGCGGTAAATAAGCAAGGCTGCTCTTACGTCTGTGCGTGATGCAGAGAGCTCTGCTGATGAAGGGCATCACAGAGCTCAAGATTTAGAGGAACTGAAACGGTTTGCAGTTCCACTTAAATGATTTTTTCTTTGGAAGAACCACAGATGCAGTGGAATGGAAGGGATTGGGAGGGCTACAGGTGTTAGTTCTgtaacatttgatttgatttaatctgTAAAATgtagtataaatattatatttaatgctCTAGACTACACTGTGTCTGTATATGCCTGTTATTATTAACTCAAGTAACAAAACAAGTACAATCAGAAAAATCAAAAAtatctcttttaaataaaattgcatttattgcCTAATTTAATGCTATAATATAACATGAGTTGTGCCAGACTTTTAAACCTATCTTTTTTAACCTTACTTACATAGAACAGAGAAGAGAAATTAAATGTTTGCTGCACAGCAAAATTGACTTAAGTAGCATAATGgtgtaatttattacattttttaaaatattttataatggaatgtatattgtcttttaaatttgaattatttagtAATTTTGGCCCTTAATAGGATGCCATTAGACAGCAGGACAACAGGAAACCACAGCAGTGATGGTGACAGGAATGTTTACAGGAATGTGGCTTAAATTAGAAACACTCATCCATCAAGGCCACCTTGGAAGGCTATCTTCCAAGGCTTGTTAACCTCCCCTTCAAATCTCCTGTCCTCCTCAGCGTCGCTCCTACATAgtgctctttctgtctctcacgCTCTGTGTCTACACTGCAGACTGGGAAATGAAGCTGCGGGAATGACAGGAGAAGTGAATCCACTGATGCTTCCCACACAAGAAGTACACACTAGTTCTTGGGTTAGGAGACAAGGCCATAAAGTACGTCACAGCAAAGAACAAAAGGCACACACAAACTAAACCAgacaaacagagcaaataaaatcCCCCTCACAGCCTATTCACCCCTCCAATTAAAAGAAGTCTTTCAGGAAAACGAATGATAACTTTAAAATGAATCTCTACTTTCAGACCTGTTTTTAAGGAAGTGCTCAGAATAGAGCCGAgggcacaacaacaacaaaaaaatccttGGCCTGAATGAGCAACAATTATTCTTTCCAGACACATCTAGATAAAACAGAATGTCTTAATCCTGTTATGACTCAAAAATTAGTGACGAGAGCTGGAACACTGACTTATCTCTATTTAAATATAGAGGGTGACATTAATGTCAAAGGTCATTAACTGTGcattcaagcttttttttttaggtcacaGAATAGGATTTCTGTCTATGGCGGCATAATCTCATTGCTATAGCCTTTATTGTGCTGGGCTTGTTTAAACACAACACTAACATAACAAAACCTGCCAGTACACATAGGCAGCTGCATCAGGTTAGGAGCTCTGAACAAGAGCCCTTTTCTCTACATTCTTGCCTGACACCCACATACTCAATGCCTGAATCAACAAGCAGGAGGGGTTACGGTGGATCGTAGAAGAGACACTGGCTCGTTTAGTTGAAGTTCATTCTGGGAACATCTGGAAAGTGATTTCTTAAAACACATAGCAGAGCAGGACTTTGTTTACAATcgtgagagagagacaaagaggaggaggaggatgctcAGGGCGAAGGATGATGCAAATTTGCTGGAGAACCAAAACAAAATCCAGCTGAGCTGAAAATCATCCAACATACTACCCATGTTAACCTGAACCAATTCCATGATAACTAAACCGCTTTTGAATGTTTATCTACTGGGCTTTTACAGTTAGTGTGTCATTGTATAAAGTATAGAATTGCTTGTTACTGACTCTGAAAGACGTGTGGCCAGTTATACAAAGCCATACTAATGGATCTCTGCCCACACATGAATATGCCAGTGTACATCTCAGCTCAATGTGCCTTGTGTGTGCCGCTCACGCTGAGTAAAATGCCTCCAGGCTGAGATAAATGTGCACAAGTGTTTtgtctcatgcacacacactcacaagttTAACCCATTGCAGTAGTACAATGGTGTCAAAGGCAGTAGACATCTCATTTTGGCATTCTAATTAATTCACATTCACATTTGTTGGTGCTTCAtatctaatattattaaaatgtttgcattttattttttatgttctgtgTTTTATTTGCAGTCTTCCAATACTAGGTAAAAAGGTCGTATTTGTTGTGTCATGAGCAGTGGGCCTTCCAAGGGTCCTTCTAAGTCAGTGTCAATGGAGACAGAGTGGTGCCTCGTTTTACAGGAAGGTTTTGATCAGAAACAGTCTGTCTAGGCAACCTCAGCCAGAGAGACTCACCTCCCAATGTTTCTTAACCAAAAAACAGCCTTGGGCTTTTCTCAATGTCACTTTTCCATCC
The Carassius auratus strain Wakin chromosome 38, ASM336829v1, whole genome shotgun sequence genome window above contains:
- the slc17a5 gene encoding sialin — translated: MMEHSASDSETEDHVQPLLRRKNTGDLQKAPACCSSRYGLAFLSCYGFFVAYALRVNLSVAMVDMLKNGSSGNSSSSVCPHHKIPVPKHNHTASVYDWDSETQGWILGSFFYGYIITQIPGGYFARKYGAKWLFGIGILCTVIFTLLTPVAADLGAGYLIAVRVLEGIGEGVSFPAMHAMWASWAPPLERSRLLTISYTGAQLGTVVALPLSGQICFYLDWTYVFYIFGAVGLLWFFLWTCFVSNSPSAHKRISEAEKTYIMASLKNELSPTIDYIPWTSILKSMPLWAIVVAHFSYNWTFYTLLTLLPTYMNDILGFSIQQNGMLSALPYLGCWLLALLGGQLADLLRERYLIHTVIVRKAFTIVGMVGPAIFLVAAGYTGCNYVLAVACLSISSSLGGISASGFNINHLDIAPSYAGILLGITNSFATIPGMVGPVIARSLTKSNTIPEWQIVFYISAAINVFGAVFFTIFGKGTVQPWAVQSVNIQ